Part of the Dasania marina DSM 21967 genome, GTGCATTATAGTTAAGGCACAAGCGCCTAAGCCACTACGTCCTATAATTCCCAAACTTTGTTAGAGATAGTGTCCGTTAAATCGGGGAAGATTTAATGTTGGCTTATAAGGATTTGTTATAAACCATGGCTATGGTTTAGTTGATTATTCAAGTAACTGCCAGTATGCTTGATCATTTTTAAGGCGTTTGATTCAGGTTTACGGTAATAAATATTAATTCTATTGGTAGATTTGAGTGAGTCTTTTAAGGGGGAATGTTCTTCAGCTCTGTTTTTCTTGTGAGCTGATTTCCTCTGGCGCTAAGCTGTATATGAGAGGGGAAGCTATCAAGTTGTCGAACGTTATGGTTTTACCTAACGAGGATTGAGGCCTAGCCTTTGTTTTTTTTATTATCAAGACAGTATGTTTCAGGGGCGTTTTTATGCAGATGAGATCCACTGCGCTGATTTGTGAGAAGTTCCAGGGTGATACAGCTATAGAGCAGCTGGGGCAAATGGCGTCAGAGACTTTTTGCCCGCTGAGTTGTTGGGCTAACAATTCAAATTATTCTGGCTATTTCAACCAAGGGTGTTTGGATAGAGTTACATTGTCCGATGTTGGCGGTAGCGCCCTTGAGGTTGATAGAAGAAAGCAGCATATATCCCAGGTTGCAGATAGTTATTATTTGGTGAAATTTCAATTACATGGTATGTCTAAGCTTCAGCATATGGGGCGGGAATCTATTTTACATCCAGGGGACTTTATCCTTTGTAATAGCTCTGAGCCCTACAGGCTTAGCTTCAAAGATAATTATCGCCAAACTGTGATGGCCATACCTCAGGCACAATTAAATACGCTAGTAACCGATGTTGAAGACAGTGTGGGGTATACAATGTCTGGTGATAGCCCTGTTAACGGTATGTTAAGCCAGTTTGTTTCATCGTTGATGGAAAACTACAATACCATTCCACCTGATAGCTTTCGCCGCCTAGAAGCTAACGCTTTAGACCTATTGGTGACTTCGCTAGAGGCTAGTAAAGCTCTGGGCTCTAAAGAGAAGCGGTCGGTAAAGGATGATCATTTCATGCGTATTAAGCAGTTTATTTTTTTACATTTATCGGACTCGCGATTATCGCCTGATTTTATTGCAGATATTGAAGGTATCAGTACACGTTATTTACATATGTTGTTTAAGTCGGAGGGTGTTTCTATTTCACGTTACATCCAATATCTGCGTCTTGAGGCTTGTGCTAAGAAGTTATCTGATCCTCAATATAATCGTGCATCAGTATTAGAAATTGCTCTTGATCAGGGCTTTAATGATGTATCGAGTTTTTACCGATCCTTTAGAAATCACTTCGGTATCACCCCTAAGCAATACCGTGTAAAAACACTTAATAGCTAATGGCTAGCGGTAGACTCTTTCGTAGAGATCAATAATTACTGAATAGGCAGTGTTTATTGCTCTACGTCCAACTACTTCCATTTCGAAGGGCAGCAATTAATTTTTTATTGTTTTTCATGTGGGGCATTGCGTATTCGATTACCGTTCACATAAAGGCTAATATAAACTCATCAATTGATAAGCGGTATTACAAGACTTGAGCCTGTAGGGCCTAGCGCGCACAGGTGTTAAATATTCGTTAAGCTGGCTAAAAGAGCATTATGTTGCAACGATCCATTGAGTCAACACGGAAGTGAGCAGCATAAAAAACAAACCCCACACCTCATATACAACAATGCCCGCATCAGCGGGCATTGTTAACAAACCAAATCAACTAAACATCAATCCTTTTTAGCTTTCCTAGGTTTTTTCCGTGGCGCTTTATTATTCGCACCCGGTGCACCGCTACGCTTGCCCGGCTGGCGTTGCTCACGCTTAGCTGGGCCTACTTCGCTGATGTTAATCGGCAAGTTACGTACGGTTAAGGTTTTTAACTTAGCGACTAATTCTTTAGGTAAAGCTAAAGGTAAATCCACAGTACTGTGGTCGTCGTTTAGTTTGATGTGGCCTATATCGTTTTTGTGTAAGTCGGTTTCATTCATTAGGGCACCTACGATGTCGCCGGGGCCTACTTGTTGATCACGGCCTAGCTCTATGCGGTAGCGCATCATTTGGTCGCTGTCGCCTGTTCGTGATTGGCGATTTTCTTCTACGTTGGTAAAGCCTTTTTCTTGGCGACCTTTTTGATTGTCTTTTACTTCTAGCGGGCGCTCTAGTTGGTGTAAATAAGCTAGGGCACAAGCGATATCTTCGGCAGAGCAGTCATGCTCGGTGCTGTACTCGCTGAGTATTTGAAAGAAGTAATCTAAATTGGGCTGTGACGCCAAGGTGTCAGTTAGCAATTGTTTAAATTGCTCTACACGACGGCTAGACACTTCCTTGCCGCTGGGCAGCTCCATAGGTTCGATTTTTTGGCGGGTGTTTTTTTCTATAGAAAATAACAAACGCTTTTCGCGTGGTGCAACAAACAAAATCGCGCTGCCATTGCGACCAGCGCGGCCGGTGCGGCCTATGCGATGTACATAAGCTTCGCTATCGTAGGGGATGTCGAAGTTGAGTACGTGGCTTACTCGCTCTACGTCTATACCGCGAGCGGCTACGTCAGTGGCGACCACTATGTCTAGT contains:
- a CDS encoding helix-turn-helix domain-containing protein, which produces MASETFCPLSCWANNSNYSGYFNQGCLDRVTLSDVGGSALEVDRRKQHISQVADSYYLVKFQLHGMSKLQHMGRESILHPGDFILCNSSEPYRLSFKDNYRQTVMAIPQAQLNTLVTDVEDSVGYTMSGDSPVNGMLSQFVSSLMENYNTIPPDSFRRLEANALDLLVTSLEASKALGSKEKRSVKDDHFMRIKQFIFLHLSDSRLSPDFIADIEGISTRYLHMLFKSEGVSISRYIQYLRLEACAKKLSDPQYNRASVLEIALDQGFNDVSSFYRSFRNHFGITPKQYRVKTLNS